In the Candidatus Saccharibacteria bacterium oral taxon 488 genome, one interval contains:
- a CDS encoding RimK family alpha-L-glutamate ligase encodes MNIAILSNGNINYSTLRLKEEAEKRGHRVKVIKYKNCYVSIDERHPKVIYRGREIGNFDVFIPRIASYMTRYGTAVLRQLEMANPQAFFMNRSIAISRSRDKLRSVQLLARAGVSIPKTVFSRNETDIDVLLDEIGGTPAIIKLARGTHGNGVVLAETIKAAKSVMQAFYLSDSDGTNVLLQEFIKESAGTDIRAFVVGSQVVASMKRQSLDDDFRSNLHKGGEGTVVKLTPDERKMCVKAAKAMGLVVAGVDFMRSNRGALVLEVNASPGFGIEKVTGRNVAGRIIDYINRNAKRGNKKDKVGA; translated from the coding sequence ATGAATATTGCGATTCTATCTAACGGTAACATCAACTACTCCACCCTTCGCCTCAAGGAAGAAGCTGAAAAGCGTGGCCATCGAGTTAAAGTTATCAAGTATAAAAATTGTTATGTGTCAATTGATGAGCGGCATCCAAAGGTTATTTATCGTGGCAGGGAAATCGGTAACTTTGACGTGTTCATCCCGCGAATTGCTAGCTATATGACGCGCTACGGGACGGCAGTGCTGCGGCAATTGGAAATGGCGAATCCGCAAGCATTTTTTATGAATCGGTCTATCGCCATCAGTCGTTCGCGCGATAAACTACGATCGGTGCAGCTGCTGGCCCGGGCTGGGGTGTCGATCCCAAAGACGGTGTTCTCGCGCAATGAAACGGATATCGATGTACTGCTGGATGAGATTGGCGGTACGCCGGCGATTATTAAGCTGGCGCGCGGCACCCACGGCAATGGCGTGGTACTGGCGGAGACAATTAAAGCCGCTAAGTCGGTTATGCAAGCGTTTTACCTCAGTGATTCTGACGGCACAAACGTGCTACTACAGGAATTTATCAAGGAGTCGGCCGGCACCGATATTCGGGCATTTGTGGTCGGTAGTCAAGTGGTGGCTAGTATGAAGCGGCAGAGTTTGGATGATGATTTTCGCAGCAATTTGCATAAAGGCGGCGAGGGGACGGTCGTCAAGTTGACGCCCGATGAGCGAAAAATGTGCGTCAAGGCCGCCAAGGCGATGGGCCTGGTGGTAGCCGGCGTCGACTTTATGCGCTCGAACCGCGGTGCGCTGGTACTGGAGGTGAACGCCAGCCCAGGATTTGGCATCGAAAAGGTGACGGGCCGCAATGTGGCTGGTCGGATTATTGATTATATTAATCGCAACGCCAAGCGCGGTAACAAAAAAGATAAAGTCGGCGCCTGA
- a CDS encoding DUF192 domain-containing protein, with amino-acid sequence MNAKSVSIVQRIIVWVIVLGVLTGIGYGVWAVARQMNKTYTTVDIGKGTFRVEVADTDETRARGLGGRQELGKSEGMLFVAEKDGDIPMWMKDMRVPIDIIWLDAKKKVVHVKRDVWPDNKPHEVYHTPVPARYVLELPAGSAKEHGIKPGVTARFSAGAQR; translated from the coding sequence ATGAATGCGAAGTCGGTGTCGATAGTGCAGCGGATCATCGTTTGGGTGATCGTGCTCGGCGTGTTGACCGGGATCGGCTACGGCGTATGGGCGGTGGCGCGCCAGATGAATAAAACGTACACGACTGTTGATATTGGTAAGGGTACATTTCGAGTAGAGGTCGCTGATACGGACGAGACGCGGGCGCGGGGCTTGGGCGGTCGGCAGGAGCTGGGTAAGAGCGAGGGGATGTTGTTCGTGGCCGAGAAAGACGGTGATATACCAATGTGGATGAAGGATATGCGCGTCCCGATTGATATTATCTGGCTAGATGCCAAGAAAAAGGTCGTGCACGTCAAGCGTGATGTCTGGCCTGACAATAAGCCGCATGAGGTATATCACACGCCAGTGCCGGCGCGGTACGTGTTAGAGCTGCCGGCGGGTAGTGCCAAGGAGCATGGTATCAAGCCGGGCGTCACTGCGCGGTTTAGTGCGGGGGCGCAGCGATGA
- a CDS encoding YebC/PmpR family DNA-binding transcriptional regulator yields the protein MAGHSKWATTHRQKAIVDAKRGAIFTKLGNQIAIAARGGTDPTLNASLAMAIEKAKAANMPSANIQRAIDRVADKSAAALEEITYEGYGPGGVGIIIETATDNRNRTLPEVKTALVKNGGRIADAGSVAFQFTRKGVITVEGTGEELLLQVLDAGAEDAVEEDGEIIVYTELKDLASVRNQLVEQGLKVKDAELRYIANTPVEIADSETAQKLMKVVDALDDLDDVVNVHTNADITAE from the coding sequence ATGGCAGGACACAGTAAATGGGCGACCACGCACCGGCAGAAAGCGATTGTTGATGCGAAGCGTGGCGCGATTTTCACCAAGTTGGGTAACCAAATTGCGATCGCTGCGCGCGGCGGCACTGATCCGACACTAAATGCAAGTTTGGCAATGGCCATCGAGAAAGCCAAGGCCGCTAACATGCCAAGCGCCAACATCCAGCGGGCGATTGACCGCGTGGCGGATAAAAGCGCGGCGGCACTGGAAGAAATTACCTATGAAGGTTACGGCCCGGGCGGTGTCGGCATCATCATCGAGACAGCGACCGACAATCGCAACCGCACCTTGCCGGAAGTGAAAACCGCGCTAGTGAAGAACGGCGGGCGCATCGCTGACGCTGGCAGCGTGGCGTTTCAGTTTACTCGTAAGGGTGTGATCACCGTGGAAGGCACGGGCGAAGAATTGCTCCTGCAAGTGCTGGATGCTGGTGCCGAAGATGCGGTCGAGGAGGACGGCGAGATCATTGTTTACACGGAGTTGAAAGATTTGGCGAGTGTCAGAAATCAGTTGGTTGAGCAGGGCTTGAAGGTGAAAGACGCTGAGCTGCGCTACATCGCTAATACGCCGGTCGAGATTGCCGATTCGGAAACCGCGCAGAAATTGATGAAGGTGGTTGATGCGCTGGACGACCTGGACGACGTGGTGAATGTGCATACTAATGCCGATATCACTGCGGAGTAA
- a CDS encoding PBP1A family penicillin-binding protein, translated as MVQLGKGKRAPIKKQPPHMGRYANLGQVKAKSGKLPRQHKHFLWFWRLSRPKKIMVCLLPILLFLIIVPIASYFYYARDIADQERLMNRNNTGIVLTDAKDKVIYSVGNAERRNLVQLKDISESMKKALIASEDKDFYKHSGFNIFSIFRAAITRHGGGSTLTQQLVKNNLLSNEHSFMRKYQELFMAIAIEQNYSKEQILMMYLNSVYFGENAFGIEEAAKVYFNKSPKDLTLAESSMLVGVLPAPSRYSPISGNAEYAKQRQKTVLGRMQTEGFITEEQKQQAEATQLAYTGGGAAHTNSAAPHFAEMVIKQLSDKYGYEKVMRSGYRVKTSLNLDTQQLLQENIAKQMKQINRLGGTNASGIVIDPKTGEVRALVGSADYNNAEWGKVNMVTTPRQPGSSFKPLYYAQAMSDGVITPATVFDDKLTDFNGYVPYNATRRWNGKVTTRKSLSWSLNIPSVLIMQKYGINRSIQAVKKLGISTLDENKNYGLSLALGSAEVRLSEMTNAYAAFANGGTQYESLNLITEVKDKFNKNASWKTASTRQAISQGGAYLISSILSDNAARAGMFGSSLTVGGKTVAVKTGTTNDNRDAWTIGYTPQYAVGVWVGNNNNKVMNSGGSDVAAPIWRATMTKLLAGAKTGFDVPSGVVQRSVCSSNGGLADDSSPGAYKEYFLSSAIPTEKCDQTKPKIEVCNLATKQVESIFEDQFDAAKYSKNAADCRQTPTTKQITVCDLATKRLITISEDKFDATKHSRKTASCGSTGNDDQNPGGGNGSGGGSGGGSGGGSGSTSPGPTNPPGGGDRRP; from the coding sequence ATGGTGCAATTAGGCAAGGGAAAACGAGCTCCGATAAAAAAGCAGCCGCCGCACATGGGTCGGTATGCCAATCTCGGTCAAGTCAAGGCGAAATCCGGTAAATTACCGCGTCAACACAAACACTTTTTGTGGTTTTGGCGACTGAGCCGGCCGAAAAAAATCATGGTGTGTCTGTTGCCGATTCTACTGTTTTTGATCATCGTGCCGATTGCCAGTTATTTTTACTACGCCCGCGATATTGCTGATCAGGAGCGGCTGATGAACCGCAATAATACCGGCATCGTGCTGACTGACGCCAAGGATAAGGTGATTTATAGCGTTGGCAATGCCGAGCGACGGAACTTGGTGCAGCTTAAGGATATCTCCGAGAGTATGAAAAAGGCATTGATCGCCAGCGAGGATAAGGATTTTTATAAGCACAGCGGCTTTAATATTTTCAGTATTTTCCGGGCGGCAATCACGCGGCATGGTGGCGGGTCGACCTTGACACAGCAGTTGGTCAAGAATAATTTGCTCAGCAATGAACATAGCTTTATGCGCAAGTATCAAGAGCTATTTATGGCCATCGCCATCGAGCAAAATTATAGCAAAGAGCAGATCTTGATGATGTATCTCAACTCAGTGTACTTTGGTGAAAATGCCTTTGGTATTGAGGAGGCGGCCAAGGTGTATTTTAATAAGTCGCCGAAGGATTTGACACTGGCCGAGAGCAGTATGCTGGTTGGTGTGCTGCCGGCGCCAAGCCGCTATTCGCCGATCAGCGGCAACGCCGAATACGCCAAGCAGCGCCAAAAGACGGTGCTCGGTCGGATGCAGACAGAAGGCTTTATCACCGAGGAGCAGAAGCAGCAGGCGGAAGCCACACAGCTAGCATATACTGGTGGCGGCGCGGCTCACACGAATTCCGCAGCGCCGCATTTTGCCGAGATGGTCATCAAACAGCTCAGCGACAAATATGGCTACGAAAAAGTCATGCGCTCGGGCTACCGCGTCAAGACCTCGCTGAATCTCGACACCCAACAGCTCCTCCAAGAGAATATCGCCAAACAAATGAAGCAGATCAATCGCCTCGGTGGCACCAACGCCAGCGGTATCGTCATTGATCCAAAAACTGGCGAGGTGCGGGCACTGGTCGGCAGCGCTGATTATAATAACGCCGAGTGGGGCAAGGTCAATATGGTGACCACGCCGCGTCAGCCCGGCTCGAGCTTCAAGCCGCTGTATTATGCGCAGGCGATGTCTGATGGCGTCATCACGCCGGCGACAGTTTTTGATGATAAATTAACTGACTTCAATGGTTACGTGCCCTACAACGCTACTCGCCGCTGGAACGGCAAGGTGACGACGCGCAAGTCGCTCAGCTGGTCGCTGAACATCCCGAGCGTTCTGATCATGCAAAAGTATGGCATCAATCGCTCCATCCAAGCTGTCAAGAAACTCGGTATCAGCACGCTGGACGAAAACAAAAATTATGGATTGTCACTGGCGCTTGGCTCGGCCGAGGTGCGCCTAAGCGAGATGACAAACGCCTACGCGGCCTTTGCCAATGGCGGTACGCAGTACGAATCGCTCAATCTCATCACTGAAGTCAAGGACAAGTTCAACAAAAACGCGTCGTGGAAAACAGCCAGTACGCGCCAAGCGATTAGCCAAGGTGGCGCCTATCTCATCTCCAGCATTCTGTCGGATAACGCCGCGCGGGCGGGGATGTTTGGTAGCAGCCTGACGGTGGGCGGTAAAACGGTCGCGGTCAAGACGGGTACCACCAATGATAACCGCGATGCCTGGACGATTGGCTATACGCCGCAATACGCTGTCGGCGTGTGGGTTGGTAATAACAATAATAAGGTCATGAACAGCGGTGGATCGGATGTGGCAGCACCAATTTGGCGGGCGACGATGACCAAGCTGCTGGCAGGCGCAAAAACTGGCTTCGACGTGCCAAGCGGTGTTGTTCAGCGAAGTGTGTGTAGTAGTAATGGTGGCCTGGCTGATGATTCCAGCCCCGGTGCTTACAAAGAATATTTCCTCTCGAGCGCCATTCCGACCGAGAAATGTGATCAGACCAAGCCAAAGATCGAGGTCTGTAACCTCGCGACCAAGCAAGTGGAGTCAATTTTTGAAGATCAATTTGATGCCGCTAAATATTCCAAGAATGCTGCGGATTGTCGGCAAACGCCCACCACTAAGCAGATCACCGTCTGTGACCTAGCTACCAAGCGGCTCATCACCATCAGCGAAGACAAATTTGATGCGACGAAACATTCGCGAAAGACTGCGTCGTGTGGCAGCACAGGTAATGACGACCAAAATCCAGGCGGCGGCAATGGCAGTGGCGGTGGCAGCGGTGGCGGTTCGGGTGGTGGCAGTGGCAGCACCTCGCCCGGCCCAACCAATCCTCCGGGCGGCGGAGACAGACGACCGTGA
- the ruvC gene encoding crossover junction endodeoxyribonuclease RuvC — protein MRIIGIDPGTGILGFGVIDTKQGGYRLVTAGVIKTPAHTPLDERLAEIFDGLTEIIAETRPEVMSIEKLFFARNVTTAISVAHARGVAMLTGHKAGLAITEYTPLQIKQTLTGYGKADKKQIQEMVRLNLGLSEVPKPDDCADALAAAITHAATTRPSVV, from the coding sequence ATGAGAATTATTGGTATTGATCCAGGGACTGGCATTTTGGGTTTTGGCGTGATTGACACGAAGCAGGGCGGCTACCGGCTGGTAACGGCCGGCGTGATCAAGACGCCCGCCCACACGCCGCTAGACGAGCGGCTGGCGGAGATTTTTGATGGCCTGACAGAGATTATCGCTGAGACCAGACCTGAGGTGATGTCAATTGAAAAGTTGTTTTTTGCCCGCAATGTTACTACTGCTATCTCTGTGGCTCATGCCCGCGGCGTGGCGATGCTGACTGGGCACAAGGCGGGTCTCGCGATCACTGAATACACGCCGCTACAGATCAAACAGACACTGACTGGCTATGGCAAGGCTGACAAAAAGCAGATTCAGGAAATGGTGCGCCTCAACCTGGGACTGAGTGAGGTGCCTAAGCCAGATGACTGTGCCGATGCGCTGGCGGCGGCCATCACCCACGCAGCGACGACGCGCCCCAGCGTGGTATAA
- the dnaJ gene encoding molecular chaperone DnaJ — translation MSKRDYYEVLGVSKTASEDEIKKAFRKAAVKYHPDKEGGDEAKFKEVNEAYEVLKDKQKRQRYDQFGHAGVGGAAGGGFGGNPFEGFGGFGGQDIHFDFGGGGFGDIFSQFFGGGATSSQGGARRGRDVETNVTLSFEEAVFGAEKNLNVTLDTECEHCHGDGVEPGHSLKTCDDCKGSGQQTRVMNSIFGQIQQAVTCPTCHGRGKVPEQNCSVCGGKGTTRQRQEITVKIPAGIDDGATIRLRDRGEAVQGGPRGDLYVHIRVKAHKKFTREGDIILSEEYISMVEAALGTEIDVETVDGTVRMKIPAGTQSGTDFKLSGHGVPHLRDDSRGPHIVGVIVDTPTKLSKKQRELLEQFDGARRRGLFS, via the coding sequence ATGAGTAAGCGCGATTATTATGAAGTGTTAGGCGTGTCGAAAACCGCCTCTGAGGATGAGATCAAGAAGGCTTTTCGTAAGGCAGCGGTCAAGTACCATCCCGACAAAGAAGGTGGCGATGAAGCCAAATTCAAAGAGGTCAATGAGGCGTATGAGGTCCTAAAAGACAAGCAAAAGCGCCAGCGCTACGATCAGTTTGGCCATGCGGGTGTCGGCGGTGCAGCAGGTGGTGGCTTTGGCGGTAATCCGTTCGAAGGCTTTGGCGGGTTTGGCGGCCAAGATATCCATTTTGATTTTGGTGGCGGCGGTTTTGGCGACATTTTCAGCCAATTCTTCGGTGGCGGCGCGACTAGTTCACAGGGTGGTGCGCGGCGTGGTCGTGATGTTGAAACTAATGTGACTCTGAGTTTTGAAGAGGCGGTGTTTGGCGCAGAAAAGAATCTCAATGTGACCTTGGACACCGAGTGCGAACATTGTCATGGCGATGGCGTCGAGCCAGGCCATAGTCTAAAAACCTGCGATGACTGCAAGGGTTCTGGTCAGCAGACTCGCGTCATGAACTCGATTTTTGGACAAATTCAGCAAGCAGTCACGTGTCCAACCTGTCATGGTCGCGGTAAGGTCCCGGAGCAAAACTGTTCAGTCTGTGGCGGCAAGGGTACAACTCGCCAGCGCCAGGAGATTACGGTCAAGATCCCAGCCGGCATTGATGATGGCGCGACGATCCGCCTGCGTGATCGCGGTGAAGCAGTTCAGGGCGGCCCGCGCGGCGATCTATACGTTCACATTCGTGTCAAGGCGCATAAGAAGTTCACTCGTGAAGGCGACATTATCCTGTCGGAAGAGTATATCTCGATGGTTGAGGCAGCGCTGGGAACGGAAATTGATGTCGAAACTGTGGACGGCACGGTGCGAATGAAAATCCCAGCCGGCACCCAGTCGGGGACTGATTTTAAGTTATCAGGCCACGGCGTGCCACACTTACGCGATGACTCGCGCGGCCCGCACATTGTTGGCGTCATCGTTGATACGCCAACCAAACTGAGCAAGAAGCAGCGTGAACTACTGGAACAGTTTGATGGTGCGAGGAGGCGCGGACTGTTTTCGTAA
- a CDS encoding HIT domain-containing protein has protein sequence MSDLDEVDWAELHQVIRQLEQAVKEAFGTDVCNWECLMNNAVKAGQSTHVHWHLYPRYLGGATFAGEEFPDPKWPRHLEDAVHMVSDETFREIMQALRSRLAGD, from the coding sequence TTGTCGGATCTGGACGAGGTGGATTGGGCGGAGCTGCATCAGGTGATTCGTCAACTCGAGCAGGCGGTCAAAGAAGCGTTTGGTACTGATGTGTGTAACTGGGAGTGCCTGATGAATAATGCAGTGAAAGCTGGTCAGTCGACACATGTGCACTGGCATTTGTACCCGCGCTATCTCGGCGGTGCCACCTTTGCCGGTGAGGAATTTCCTGATCCGAAATGGCCACGACACCTAGAGGATGCGGTACATATGGTGAGTGATGAGACCTTTCGCGAAATTATGCAGGCATTGCGTAGCCGGCTTGCAGGAGATTAG
- the ruvB gene encoding Holliday junction branch migration DNA helicase RuvB, translated as MAIERIVDTSSHSDDAEEQRIEVSLRPQSFSEYVGQERLKRNLRLAIEAAKKRGEPLDHVLLYGPPGLGKTTMATVIANEMGTNLRITSGPAIEKAGDLASILTNLADGDILFIDEIHRLGRAVEEILYSAMEDFKLDIVIGKGPAARSIRLDLPRFTVIGATTRTGSLAAPLRDRFGHIYRLEFYEPEDIAKIVTRSAAILESSIRHEAANLLSTRARLTPRIANRLLKRVRDYADVNGDGIIDVKTTTSALEMLEVDELGLDPADRNLLQSILENYGDNPVGLTTIAALTGDEATTIEDFYEPYLLQIGFIERTPRGRRVTPKAKKHINML; from the coding sequence ATGGCAATTGAGAGAATAGTCGATACCAGTTCGCATAGTGATGACGCCGAGGAGCAGCGGATTGAAGTCAGCCTGCGCCCGCAGAGTTTTAGTGAGTATGTCGGCCAGGAACGATTGAAGCGCAATTTACGCTTGGCAATTGAGGCGGCCAAGAAGCGCGGTGAGCCACTGGATCATGTGCTGCTGTACGGCCCACCAGGGCTGGGCAAGACCACCATGGCGACAGTGATCGCTAATGAGATGGGTACGAACTTGCGTATCACCAGTGGCCCGGCGATTGAAAAGGCGGGTGATCTGGCGTCAATTTTGACGAATTTGGCGGACGGCGATATTTTGTTCATCGATGAGATTCATCGCCTCGGCCGGGCGGTGGAGGAGATTTTATACTCGGCCATGGAAGATTTCAAACTGGACATCGTCATCGGCAAAGGCCCGGCTGCCCGGTCGATTCGGCTGGACTTGCCGCGGTTTACGGTCATCGGCGCGACGACGCGGACGGGTAGCTTGGCAGCGCCGCTGCGCGACCGCTTTGGGCATATTTATCGGCTGGAGTTTTATGAGCCAGAGGACATCGCTAAAATCGTAACGCGGAGTGCGGCCATCTTGGAGTCGTCGATTCGGCATGAAGCAGCGAATTTACTATCGACGCGGGCTCGCTTGACGCCGCGCATCGCTAACCGCCTGCTCAAACGCGTACGCGACTATGCCGACGTCAACGGTGATGGCATAATTGATGTGAAAACCACAACGAGTGCCCTGGAAATGTTGGAAGTGGACGAGCTGGGGCTGGATCCGGCTGACCGTAATTTACTACAATCAATTCTGGAAAATTACGGCGATAATCCAGTGGGACTAACCACCATTGCCGCCCTGACGGGTGACGAAGCGACGACGATTGAGGATTTTTATGAGCCGTATTTACTGCAAATTGGCTTCATCGAGCGCACGCCGCGCGGCCGTCGGGTGACGCCAAAGGCGAAAAAACACATCAATATGCTATAA
- a CDS encoding CYTH domain-containing protein: protein MKQTAIINSEIKARCGDQEAVRQYLREHGADFKGTDHQIDTYFDVPEGRLKLRQGPIENNLIFYRRADTDGPKQSTINLSPVAPDSTIGEVLTAALGVRVIVDKQREIYFIDNVKFHIDTVQGLGNFVEIEAIDTDGKRNAKELEQQCSHYMRELGIRATDLVVGSYSDLLERGDDIQAT, encoded by the coding sequence ATGAAACAGACAGCAATTATCAATTCAGAAATCAAGGCCCGGTGTGGTGATCAAGAGGCGGTGCGCCAGTATCTGCGTGAGCATGGCGCGGACTTTAAGGGGACGGATCATCAAATTGACACGTATTTTGATGTACCCGAGGGGCGCCTGAAATTGCGCCAGGGGCCGATCGAAAATAACCTTATCTTTTATCGGCGGGCGGACACCGACGGGCCAAAACAATCGACCATCAACTTATCACCCGTGGCACCGGACTCAACTATTGGTGAGGTGCTAACAGCGGCGCTTGGTGTGCGTGTCATCGTCGATAAGCAGCGTGAGATTTACTTCATCGATAATGTCAAGTTTCATATCGACACTGTTCAGGGCCTCGGGAATTTTGTCGAAATTGAAGCCATCGACACCGATGGCAAACGAAACGCCAAGGAACTGGAGCAGCAATGCTCACACTACATGCGTGAACTTGGTATCAGGGCTACGGATTTGGTGGTTGGCTCGTATAGTGATTTGTTGGAGCGTGGTGACGATATTCAAGCGACATAG
- the ruvA gene encoding Holliday junction branch migration protein RuvA, translating into MIAHLSGTIAEKFGAGSIVLDVHGVGYEVSVSAGDFEAVVLSQDAKFYTYHHVREQAEELFGFSSLAAKKLFEMLITVQGVGPKAALAILSLGDAEQVRNAIANADSAFVQQAAGVGKKTAERVVVDLSDKVGLPTQYGRVETIVQTELNTSDEALEALMALGYTLADATKALENVDVNLPTAQRVTEALKK; encoded by the coding sequence GTGATCGCCCACCTCTCTGGCACGATCGCTGAAAAGTTTGGCGCGGGCAGTATCGTGCTTGATGTTCACGGCGTCGGCTATGAAGTGAGCGTGTCGGCTGGTGACTTCGAGGCGGTGGTGCTCAGCCAAGACGCTAAGTTTTATACCTACCACCATGTGCGCGAGCAGGCGGAAGAATTGTTTGGCTTCTCGAGCCTGGCGGCAAAGAAGCTGTTTGAAATGCTGATCACTGTTCAGGGTGTCGGCCCAAAAGCGGCACTGGCCATTCTCAGCCTCGGCGACGCAGAGCAGGTGCGCAACGCCATCGCCAATGCTGATAGTGCGTTTGTGCAACAAGCTGCTGGCGTCGGTAAAAAAACTGCCGAACGAGTGGTGGTTGATTTGAGTGATAAGGTTGGTTTGCCGACGCAGTATGGTCGAGTAGAAACTATAGTCCAGACCGAACTGAACACCTCTGACGAAGCACTGGAGGCGTTGATGGCGTTGGGCTACACCTTGGCTGATGCTACCAAGGCGCTTGAGAATGTTGATGTTAATCTGCCGACGGCGCAACGAGTGACCGAGGCGCTGAAGAAATGA